A stretch of Sesamum indicum cultivar Zhongzhi No. 13 unplaced genomic scaffold, S_indicum_v1.0 scaffold00337, whole genome shotgun sequence DNA encodes these proteins:
- the LOC105180115 gene encoding seipin-2-like, producing MEDAKLNTQSGDDEEEFRDALDDFTFYDCEETFSDPIESCDVLLPEDQTVPPATLRLRRSRKASAGDSMDMSRPSSSVSFENFLLPRDEKVKLSSRTKECEKKLENENSESVEPGNGLEAAKDSADGENNDNNYERSNLTGENSNSEDGLHGDELNLRENCDVHMSPLLTLVGITIKVISFQIDMLVKSFMFPFRLIYYLYMLVFDPFGFLKRGREYLIQEMKSIWSLVFDNLSPFVYEWLKDHQAIWKLGLKCGWGLVWSSYVCSLLVALLVSAFVMGGLLIRGVVEEPMRMKTSLNFDYTAKSPVAFVPIAAFPELSHDIYHEEMPGLAMGSGSRAVPPNYKLQTAISLTLPESEYNQNLGIFQVRVDFLATDGKTLSSSRRPCMLQYRSQPIRLLLTLLKVAPILTGYTTETQNLKINFRGFTEGDVPTACLRVVIEQRAEFLPGAGIPEIYAASLTLESKLPLLKRALWFWKKTLFVWISMTIFIMELAFALICCKPFVIPKIKLREVTNRGASQNDRPSQS from the exons ATGGAGGACGCCAAGTTGAATACCCAGTCGGGCGATGACGAAGAGGAATTCCGCGATGCGCTGGATGATTTCACGTTCTATGATTGCGAAGAAACTTTTTCTGATCCAATCGAATCCTGTGATGTGCTGTTGCCGGAGGATCAAACCGTGCCTCCAGCGACTCTACGTCTCCGGAGATCACGTAAGGCTTCTGCCGGCGATTCAATGGATATGTCGAGGCCTAGCTCTTCGGTGAGTTTTGAGAATTTTCTGCTTCCTCGGGACGAAAAAGTAAAGCTCTCTTCCAGAACTAAAGAATGCGagaagaaattggaaaatgaaaattcagaaTCTGTGGAGCCCGGAAACGGTTTGGAGGCTGCAAAAGATAGTGCGGATGGGGAGAATAATGACAACAACTATGAACGTTCTAACCTGACGGGTGAAAACTCTAATTCAGAGGATGGTTTACATGGGGACGAATTGAACTTGAGAGAAAATTGTGATGTCCACATGAGCCCTCTTTTGACGTTAGTAGGCATAACGATAAAGGTCATCAGCTTCCAAATTGATATGTTAGTGAAGTCTTTTATGTTTCCCTTCCGCTTGATTTATTACCTGTACATGCTTGTGTTTGATCCATTTGGGTTTTTGAAGCGTGGGAGAGAATATTTAATCCAGGAAATGAAAAGTATTTGGAGTCTTGTATTTGATAATCTGTCTCCATTTGTGTATGAGTGGTTGAAAGACCACCAAGCTATTTGGAAACTGGGTTTGAAGTGTGGTTGGGGATTAGTGTGGTCCAGCTATGTGTGTTCACTATTGGTGGCATTGTTAGTGTCAGCATTTGTGATGGGTGGTTTGCTGATAAGGGGAGTGGTGGAGGAGCCAATGAGAATGAAGACAAGTTTGAACTTTGATTATACCGCAAAGAGTCCAGTGGCATTCGTACCAATTGCTGCATTCCCAGAACTAAGCCATGATATATATCATGAAGAGATGCCCGGACTTGCCATGGGAAGTGGATCAAGGGCTGTACCTCCTAATTATAAGTTGCAGACTGCAATTTCATTGACATTACCGGAGTCTGAATATAACCAGAATCTTGGGATTTTCCAG gTCAGAGTAGATTTCCTCGCTACTGATGGTAAAACTCTTTCAAGTTCAAGGCGCCCATGCATGTTGCAATATAGAAGTCAGCCCATCCGTCTCCTGCTGACTCTCCTTAAAGTTGCTCCTATTTTAACTGGCTATACAACAGAAACccagaatttgaaaataaactttagaGGTTTCACGGAAGGTGACGTACCTACTGCCTGCTTAAGGGTGGTTATCGAACAGAGAGCTGAATTCCTCCCCGGTGCTGGTATCCCTGAAATTTATGCTGCATCTCTGACCCTGGAGTCTAAACTTCCTTTGCTGAAAAGGGCCCTATGGTTTTGGAAGAAAACATTATTTGTATGGATTAGCATGACTATCTTTATAATGGAGTTAGCTTTTGCTCTCATCTGCTGCAAGCCATTCGttatcccaaaaataaaattgagggAAGTTACTAATAGAGGTGCATCACAGAATGATCGTCCAAGTCAAAGTTAG